In the genome of Longimicrobium sp., one region contains:
- a CDS encoding metallophosphoesterase, whose amino-acid sequence MIQRDDLPPDGAPETGESPPAASLVPEDAHAPEPPPDDASAPAAEPQPAPEQAAAPALGGSTSQVNVLEVRELDWEGIRAAVSTPFPRERAERIIQRMEQRLAGGGPVGLAFEEYAAGPNDRAVLIGEDWPVGEVWFVGDLHGDLLALESALQHIDRSGGGADARIVFLGDLFDDGVHAAEVVLRVFELLLDGPMRVTVVTGNHDDAVQWEDGRFQSTVLPSDFTDWLNQASADGHPWAERLGRTIVHFFRRTPRALFFPDGLLVAHGGIPHTDLHPVLAECRDWNDPRVLQDFVWLRAHPRARKRIPNRTTRGSEFGREDFAAFCQVATRLGRPVSRMLRGHDHVEERFEAFPAWAEHPALTINTLSHRLPREVFGPYERVPVVARWVRGELPEVRRLFIPPDLIREIYPEPGDAEEGG is encoded by the coding sequence GTGATCCAGCGCGACGATCTTCCCCCCGATGGTGCGCCGGAAACCGGCGAGAGTCCGCCGGCCGCCTCGCTTGTGCCCGAGGACGCGCATGCTCCCGAGCCGCCGCCGGATGACGCGTCGGCTCCGGCCGCCGAGCCGCAGCCTGCGCCTGAACAGGCCGCTGCCCCGGCACTCGGGGGATCCACGAGCCAGGTGAACGTGCTGGAGGTGCGGGAGCTGGACTGGGAGGGCATCCGCGCCGCCGTCAGCACCCCGTTCCCACGAGAGCGCGCGGAGCGGATCATCCAGCGGATGGAGCAGCGGCTGGCGGGGGGCGGCCCGGTGGGGCTCGCCTTCGAGGAGTACGCGGCGGGCCCGAACGACCGGGCCGTGCTGATCGGCGAGGACTGGCCGGTGGGCGAGGTGTGGTTCGTGGGCGACCTGCACGGCGACCTGCTGGCGCTGGAGTCCGCGCTCCAGCACATCGACCGGAGCGGCGGCGGCGCGGATGCGCGCATCGTCTTCCTGGGCGACCTGTTCGATGACGGCGTGCACGCTGCCGAGGTCGTGCTGCGCGTCTTCGAGCTGCTGCTGGACGGGCCGATGCGCGTGACCGTGGTGACGGGGAACCACGACGACGCGGTGCAGTGGGAGGACGGGCGCTTTCAATCGACCGTCCTGCCGTCCGACTTCACGGACTGGCTGAACCAGGCCTCCGCGGACGGCCACCCGTGGGCGGAGCGGCTGGGGCGGACGATCGTGCATTTCTTCCGCCGGACGCCGCGCGCGCTCTTCTTTCCGGACGGGCTGCTGGTGGCGCACGGCGGGATCCCGCACACGGACCTGCACCCCGTGCTGGCCGAGTGCAGGGATTGGAACGACCCGCGCGTGCTGCAGGACTTCGTGTGGCTGCGCGCCCATCCGCGCGCCCGCAAGCGCATCCCCAACCGCACCACGCGGGGGAGCGAGTTCGGGCGCGAGGACTTCGCAGCCTTCTGCCAGGTGGCCACGCGGCTGGGGCGACCGGTGAGCCGGATGCTGCGCGGCCACGACCACGTGGAGGAGCGCTTCGAGGCCTTTCCCGCGTGGGCGGAGCACCCCGCGCTCACCATCAACACGCTGTCGCACCGGCTTCCGCGGGAGGTGTTTGGGCCGTACGAGCGGGTTCCCGTGGTGGCGCGCTGGGTACGCGGCGAGCTTCCGGAGGTGCGGCGGCTGTTCATCCCGCCCGATCTGATCCGCGAGATCTACCCGGAGCCGGGCGATGCGGAGGAGGGCGGATGA